One Panicum virgatum strain AP13 chromosome 9K, P.virgatum_v5, whole genome shotgun sequence genomic region harbors:
- the LOC120651681 gene encoding quinone oxidoreductase-like isoform X2, translated as MDTVHPGKEAVGVVSAVGPDVTSFKVGDVVGYADNPMGSYAEEQIIPASVAIPIPPAIDYKTAASVLLKGMTAYVLVRQAFKVQRGHTVLVHAAAGGVGSLLCQWANALGTTVIGTVSTEEKVGQATQNGCRHVIVYTKEDFVTRVAEITSGEGVHVVYDAVGKDTFQGSLACLMSRGCMISYGQSSGSRPDPVWLSDLAPKSLILGRPGLMHYTTNHDELLQAASEVFASIMAGVLQVHPNHVYLLSEAARAHKDLEARRTSGSIVLIPDSQRL; from the exons ATGGACACTGTTCATCCAGGCAAGGAAGCAGTTGGTGTTGTGTCTGCCGTGGGTCCTGATGTTACTAGTTTCAAAGTCGGTGATGTTGTCGGCTATGCTGATAATCCAATGGGTTCTTATGCTGAAGAACAAATCATCCCGGCAAGTGTGGCCATTCCTATACCCCCTGCAATAGACTACAAAACCGCAGCATCTGTTTTACTGAAGGGAATGACTGCATATGTCCTTGTGCGACAAGCCTTTAAG GTCCAGAGAGGCCACACTGTTCTAGTccatgctgctgctggtggagtCGGCTCTCTCCTCTGCCAGTGGGCAAATGCCCTTGGCACCACTGTCATTGGCACTGTTTCAACTGAAGAGAAGGTCGGCCAAGCAACCCAAAATGGATGCCGGCATGTGATAGTGTACACGAAGGAGGACTTTGTTACCCGGGTTGCTGAGATAACGTCAGGCGAAGGTGTTCATGTTGTCTACGATGCCGTCGGGAAGGACACATTCCAG GGATCATTGGCGTGCTTGATGTCGCGTGGCTGCATGATCTCCTACGGCCAGTCTTCGGGTAGCAGGCCAGACCCTGTCTGGTTGAGCGATCTCGCGCCAAAATCGTTGATCCTGGGCAGACCAGGACTGATGCACTACACCACCAACCACGACGAATTGCTGCAGGCTGCCAGTGAAGTCTTTGCCAGCATCATGGCCGGAGTGCTGCAGGTGCACCCCAACCACGTGTACCTGCTGTCGGAGGCTGCCCGCGCGCACAAGGATCTCGAGGCCCGTAGAACATCCGGCTCCATCGTGCTGATACCTGACAGCCAAAGGTTGTAG
- the LOC120651681 gene encoding quinone oxidoreductase-like isoform X1 — MWVKAIKVHELGGPEVLSWEDVEIGDPKEGEIRIKNKAIGVNYVDIYYRTGLHRAPLPFIPGKEAVGVVSAVGPDVTSFKVGDVVGYADNPMGSYAEEQIIPASVAIPIPPAIDYKTAASVLLKGMTAYVLVRQAFKVQRGHTVLVHAAAGGVGSLLCQWANALGTTVIGTVSTEEKVGQATQNGCRHVIVYTKEDFVTRVAEITSGEGVHVVYDAVGKDTFQGSLACLMSRGCMISYGQSSGSRPDPVWLSDLAPKSLILGRPGLMHYTTNHDELLQAASEVFASIMAGVLQVHPNHVYLLSEAARAHKDLEARRTSGSIVLIPDSQRL; from the exons ATGTGGGTCAAGGCAATAAAAGTCCACGAGCTCGGTGGTCCAGAA GTACTTAGTTGGGAAGACGTTGAGATTGGGGATCCCAAAGAAGGAGAAATCCGGATCAAGAACAAGGCCATCGGAGTCAACTATGTCGATATATATTACCGTACCGGATTACATCGAGCTCCTCTTCCATTTATTCCTG GCAAGGAAGCAGTTGGTGTTGTGTCTGCCGTGGGTCCTGATGTTACTAGTTTCAAAGTCGGTGATGTTGTCGGCTATGCTGATAATCCAATGGGTTCTTATGCTGAAGAACAAATCATCCCGGCAAGTGTGGCCATTCCTATACCCCCTGCAATAGACTACAAAACCGCAGCATCTGTTTTACTGAAGGGAATGACTGCATATGTCCTTGTGCGACAAGCCTTTAAG GTCCAGAGAGGCCACACTGTTCTAGTccatgctgctgctggtggagtCGGCTCTCTCCTCTGCCAGTGGGCAAATGCCCTTGGCACCACTGTCATTGGCACTGTTTCAACTGAAGAGAAGGTCGGCCAAGCAACCCAAAATGGATGCCGGCATGTGATAGTGTACACGAAGGAGGACTTTGTTACCCGGGTTGCTGAGATAACGTCAGGCGAAGGTGTTCATGTTGTCTACGATGCCGTCGGGAAGGACACATTCCAG GGATCATTGGCGTGCTTGATGTCGCGTGGCTGCATGATCTCCTACGGCCAGTCTTCGGGTAGCAGGCCAGACCCTGTCTGGTTGAGCGATCTCGCGCCAAAATCGTTGATCCTGGGCAGACCAGGACTGATGCACTACACCACCAACCACGACGAATTGCTGCAGGCTGCCAGTGAAGTCTTTGCCAGCATCATGGCCGGAGTGCTGCAGGTGCACCCCAACCACGTGTACCTGCTGTCGGAGGCTGCCCGCGCGCACAAGGATCTCGAGGCCCGTAGAACATCCGGCTCCATCGTGCTGATACCTGACAGCCAAAGGTTGTAG